The window TTCTACTGCCAGGGCGTAGCCAAAGTTATTGCTCATTGAAGAAAGATAATCCAGACGGTCCGTAAAAGGCATATTCATCAAGTAAGTATTGCGTTCCCCGATCTTTTCGTGGTTGCGATGTAGATAACCCATCACCGGTTTTAACGCTCGGATTGTCTCGCCCTCGAGTAAAACCACCATGCGGAAAACCCCATGGGTCGAGGGATGTTGGGGTCCCATATTGACGATCACCGTATCGGTCTTTAGCGAAGAATCTGACAGAGAGGATTGGATTTTGGTCAGACTGGTATAGAGAGATGAATCGTTATCCGGTATCCATTTATCGGGATCAAAATCGGCCGGATAATCTACGTTCTTACCAAACGGATTCTTATCTTCGATTCGATAGACATGTCCATCAGGCCAGCGGCTCTTAAACGGTTTTCCCTCTTCCTCGTAATAAGGTTCTCGCCAATCTTTACGCAGAGGATGACCTGCAAATCCTTCCCACATTAAGATACGGCGTAAGTCTGGATGACCTTCATATCGAATGCCCAACAAATCCCAGGCTTCTCTCTCCTGAAATTCTGCTCCCGGGTAGAGAGAAACGAGCGAAGGCACTACGGCGTTCTCCCGTGACGTTTGCACCTTTAAGACCAGAGCCGGCCCTCCCGTTGTGCGGTAGAAATGATAAACCGACTCCATATAACCATCTGGAAGATAATCCACGCCGGTCACCGACGAAAGATAATCATAACCCATTTCATCTCGTACAGTCCTGGCTACCTCCAGGAAGGCATCCGCCTGAACGATATAGCCCTCATAACCTTTGCGTTCATCCCGCTTAACGCTTTCGGGAAATTTTTCGGTAAGGTCGATTTCTGTCAGTATTGCCTGTTCACTCATCTTTTTTACTCCGTCCTAGGCAGATTTCGTTTCTTCCTCAGCAGGTTGTGCTTCTACTTCTTTGGATTTTTGAGAGGAGTACTGGCGAATCAATTCGTACTCACGCGGGTCCATGATATCTGGTCCTAAAACAGGGACCGGGATCACCTCAGAGACATCCTTTTTATACCAGCGCGCTTCCCGCAGGGTTTGCGTATCGATCTTCTTCTGTAAGGTAATCAATCCGTGCAATAAAGCCTGAGGGGTGGGAGGACAGCCGGGGATATAGACATCTACGGGGATATAGTTATCAATCCCCGAGACCACATTGTAACCCTCCTTGAAAGGACCTCCGCCCGAGGCGCAGGCGCCCATCGCCACCACATATTTCGGCTCTGGCATTTGATTGTACAATCGCACAATTTGGGGCACCATCTTTTTCGTCACCGTGCCCGAAACCAACAGCAAGTCAGCCTGGCGTGGGCTCGGACGCATGACTTCCATTCCAAAACGGGCAAAGTCGAAGCGGCTTGCAGCAGTACAGATCATTTCAATCGCACAACAAGCCAAACCAAACATCATTGGCCAGATCGAAGATCGCCGACTCCAGTTATAGATGCGATCAATTGTGGTCACGGCTACCTGGTTCTGGATTTCGGGCGGTATTTCATAACCAGGTTGATTGAGTTCAGCGTTTGTCATGTATTGACCTCCTCATACCATGCGTTGAAGATTTGTAGTAAGATTTCGTCGTTGACAAGAGTTGGATCATCGTCAAACTCGGATAATGCGACAATCCATTGATACAAAGTTGCCAGAGAAAGCTCCTCAAAATTTACTCGAGGATGACTTCGTCTCAGGCTTTGAACGATCTCATAGGTATCTTCCCAATCCAGACGCTCTTCTAGACTCATTGCAGCAATTATAATCCTCTCAAAGCAATTGGTCAAGTCAGAATAATGAAAATATATATTTGCGTAAATTTACGCAACCCGTTATAATACCCATTATGGTTTCCACTCGAGAGAAAATCCTTGCTTTTTTAGAAAGACGAGGCACAGCTTCGGCAATTGAACTGAGCAAGGCACTTAAACTGACCTCAGCCAATATCCGGCATCACCTGCGAATACTTCAAAAAGAAGGGGTAATTGTCCCCCTCCGTGTCGGTCAAACAAGCGGTAGAGGTCGTCCAGCATACCTCTACGCCCTCCGCGATCAGCAAAAAGCTCATAACCTTGAGCGTTTATGCAGTGCCCTTTTGCATTATCTCCGCTCAGCAGCCTCATCCCATGAACGGGACATCCACCTTCGCTCGATTGCTCAGGAACTGGTTGCCGAAAAAGCAACTTCCACAACCATGAGCATAACTCAGCGGCTGATCATTACTACCAATATCCTCAACGAGATGTCTTACAAAGCCAGTTGGGAAGCACATCGGGAAGCTCCAACCATCAAGTTCTCTCACTGCCCCTATGCTTCGATTGTTAACTCATTTCCAGAACTATGCCAGATAGATAGATACCTTCTGGAAACCCTCATGCACCTTCCGATCGAAACCCTGACTACCCGCGAAACCTTACCAACAGGAGAAACCATCTGTCGCTTTCGTTTGCGTCAATCCCGACTATGACCTCGATCTACGATTGGGTCTATCGGGTTTATGGCGCGCTTTGCTCCCAAAACGAATGATCAGAAAAACCAGCGAGCTAACTTTCTCTGGTAGAATCTGGCAAAAGTTTGACTCGTTCTAACCGAGTAATCTGCCTGCTTTCAATGGGTCATGTCACGATGAATCAAAAGCACTTTGACGATACAACTCCACCGACAATCTATCGGTTGCCATTTTCTTTGTTGATCATGTTGCTCATTTTTCAACTTTTCTTTGCAGCCTGTGCATCCCAAGCAGAACTTCCCGCCCAGGTTATCGAAGCTTATTATCAAGCCCTGACCAAAAAAGATCTAAACACCATGATCTCGCTTGCCTGCCCAGAATGGGAAGAACAAGCGCGCAATGAATACAACTCGTTTGGAGCGGTAACTACGCAATTACAGGGTCTTCGATGCCAGACCATATCGCAAGAACAAGCGAAAGCACGCGTCAATTGCCAGGGCAAAATCATCGCAAACTACGGGAATGAAGTGCTTGAAATCGATTTATCAAAACTAACCTTTGAACTTGTACAACAGGGCGGGAACTGGCGTTTCTGTGGATACCCTAAATAAGTAAAGTCATTTTCAGGGATGTTCCGATGCTATCCAGACTTTTTTCCAGAGAAAATATCTATGCCGTTTTGCTCTGTCTGATGCTGATCGCCCTGTTCGTGCTCACAGCTGATCTAGCCCCTGCGTGGATCTACCAGGGGTTTTGAATGTCCATCAACCAGGTCCTCCTTCTGATCTTTTTTGCCTTCCTGTGCGGGCAGATCAAAAATCTGCAACTCCGTAGTATCGTTCTTCTGGTTATCAGCTTATTGATTTACTATCGCTTTCAGCCGGCTACTCCCATTCTCTTTCTGGATTTCTGGTTACCCACCCTGGCGATTCTGTTAACTTTACTGGTCTGGATTGCCGGCCAAACCCAGATCAAAGTTGCTTTGAAAGAAAATGGTTTTCCATTTTTTATATCAATCCTCACGGTTGTTGCTATCTCCGCCAATCAGTATTTGGCCATTTGCTGCATTACTTCCACGCGTCCCCCTCATCTATGGACAGTCGTTTTTTCTCTCCTGGTTTTCCTTATACCATGCACGTTTTTATTCTCAAAAATTTCTCTGCGCGCTCGAACCGGGTTGTTGATTTTTACTGCCATTGCCATCTTAATTGCCCTAAAAACCCCTGAGTTTTCCTTAGCCCTGAGCAAACTCCTGCGCTGGCTGAATCAACAGGATCCCCGTTTCAGTTCATCGAACGATTTGATCTGGTTAGGCATCTCGTACATTCTATTTCGATTACTTCATCTCTTACTGGATTGGCGCGCCGGTAGACTAGCAACAACCAGTCTGGCAGATACCTTAAACTATATCTTCTTCTTCCCCGCCTTAGTTGCCGGACCTATCTCTCGCTTCCCTCAATTTCGGAATGAATTGAATAACTCTCCTCAATCCCTCGATAGAATCGAAGGAACGCGGCGCATATTCATCGGTCTCTTTCGAAAGTTCGTGATTGCTGATAGTCTGGCGTTATTGTCGCTTTCCCCTCAAAATGCTTCCCAGATGCTTTCCCCTCTCTTCTTATGGATTGCCCTTGTCGCTTACTCGCTAAGGATTTATTTTGATTTTAGCGGCTACACCGATATTGCGCTCGGGAGCGCACGGCTGATGGGCATTCGCCTTCCTGAAAACTTTAACGCTCCCTATCTGAAAACTAACCTGATTCAATTCTGGAATAGCTGGCATATTACCCTGGCCGACTGGTTCCGTTCCTATGTGTTTTATCCTCTGACCCGGAAACTGCGCTCCACTCCTGCACTGCCGAACTGGCTTACCGTTTTTCTTCCCCAACTTTCAACCATGCTTCTCATAGGATTATGGCACGGTATAACTCCAAACTTTTTTATCTGGGGAGCATGGCATGGCGTGGGATTATTCATTAATAACCGTTGGAATGCCTGGAAAAAGCCTGTTTTTCTCAGTCGTTCTGAGATAATCCCGAATCTCTTCGGCTGGATATTGACTTTTGGGTATGTTACGCTTGGATGGGTATGGTTCTTAATGCCTGATTTTGGAAATGCCCTGGAAATCTTCCGGAAACTCTTCGGAATTGGATGGTAAGAGATGCAAAACGCCCCCCTCGCCCTCACCCGCTTCTGGACACGTGTGGCAATCAAAGGGTTATTGCTCTTTGTATTTTGCAATTTCGCCTTTGCTTTTACTGATCTCAGTTACGGCAAATTCACATTATACAATCATCTCTTCGCCGGTCGTTTGCGCTTACCATATAGCGATCAACCATCTGAGTCTTACAATGTAACCCTTACGAATTTAGACGCCATGTTCGCCTCACATATCCTGGCTGGCGAACCTAAATCTCCCAACGAATATCGCGTGCTCCTGATCGGTGATTCGGCAACCTGGGGGTATCTCCTTCTCCCCGATCAAACCCTTGCCGCCTCTCTCAATCGTCAAAAATTGTATACACCAGATGGTAAACAAGTGGTCTTTTACAACCTGGGATATCCGGTCATGTCTCTTCTCAAAGATGTCCTTCTACTTGAAAGGGGAATCGAGTATCAACCCGATTTGGTGCTCTGGCTGATTACATTAGAGTCGTTTCCCAAACAAAAACAGTTGTATTCTCCTCTACTTGAACAAAATCAATCCGAGGTGATTCGATTACTCGAGAGACTTGACCTTAAAGAGTCCATATCTTCTCCTCAACCATCACCGCCAACGCTCTGGCAACGCTCATTGATTGGACAACGCAAAGCCCTAGCCGACTGGTTACGCTATCAACTCTACGGCTTTCTGTGGACAGCCACCCAAATCGATCACGTCATTCCAGAAATTATCTCGCAAAAGCAGGTGGACTTAAGTGCTGAAGTTGAATTTTACGGGCAATACCATCCAAAACTAGATCCCGACTTCTTATCTTTTTCGGTGATTGAGGCTGCCTATCGTCTGGTCTCACCAACCCCAATCATTCTTATTAACGAACCGATGTTCATCAGCAGCGGTTTAAACAGCCATGTTCGGTATAATTTCTATTACCCTCGCTGGGCTTATGATGATTATCGAGCAACATTGGCGAGCTTCTGCCAAAAGGAAAATCTGACCTGTTGGGATATTTGGGATCAAATCTCACCAGAGGAATTTACCAACACAGCAATTCACATGACTCCGCAAGGAACCGAACAAACAGCGCAATGGATTGCAACTGCACTGAAAAACTGGTTTTACAACCAATAACTGGAACCGAGATTAGCAAACGATGATCAGTCGTAAAATTGGATTACTGTTTGTTGTCAGTATTGGATTGCTTGGCGCTTGCCAGTCATCTGAAGGATTATCACCCCAAAATTCAACCGCACTGTTCGGTGGTCAATCTTCTACCCCGCAAACATCAGGAACTGAATCCTTTCTTCCCGCAACACACTCCGCCCCCACGCATGTCAAACCGACTGCCTCGCCGATTGACAATCAAGAGGTTCAGGATAAGGCTAAACAAACCACGATAGGAATCCCTACAATTTCCCTTACCCCTGTATTATCTCCTGAGCCTTCTCCAATTCCAACTTTAGACCCACAAAACTGGATGGAATGGCCGGTTGTTCCACTTCTCTCAGAGAGAGTCAAGGAAATCTACCAAGCAGGCATAGCATCCGGAAATCAGCCCAACGCTTTTTCGAAAGTGGGCGATTGTGGGAGCACACCTTCCTGGTTTTTAGGCGATTTCGACCGTGGACCTCGTTTTTATAATTTAGGAGATTACACTTATCTTCAAACGGTGATCGATTATTATCAAGGTTCGTTTGGACGAACCAGTTTAGCCGCTCTGGCGGGCTATAATACCTCATCTGTATTGACACCAATCTGGTCCAATAAAGAATTTTGTGCCAACGACGAGTCTCCTCTGGCTTGTGAATATCGGCTGCACCGACCAACTATTGCTTTAATCACTCTGGGCGCGAACGATGTGTATCACCTTGAAAGCTTCGAGCCGCAGTTGCGCAAGATTATTGAGTATTCCATCGAACAAGGTATTATCCCGGTCCTGGCTACCAAACCAGACAATGTCGAAAAAGATCACCGCATCAACCAAATCACTGCCC is drawn from Anaerolineae bacterium and contains these coding sequences:
- a CDS encoding NADH-ubiquinone oxidoreductase chain D, with the protein product MSEQAILTEIDLTEKFPESVKRDERKGYEGYIVQADAFLEVARTVRDEMGYDYLSSVTGVDYLPDGYMESVYHFYRTTGGPALVLKVQTSRENAVVPSLVSLYPGAEFQEREAWDLLGIRYEGHPDLRRILMWEGFAGHPLRKDWREPYYEEEGKPFKSRWPDGHVYRIEDKNPFGKNVDYPADFDPDKWIPDNDSSLYTSLTKIQSSLSDSSLKTDTVIVNMGPQHPSTHGVFRMVVLLEGETIRALKPVMGYLHRNHEKIGERNTYLMNMPFTDRLDYLSSMSNNFGYALAVEKLMGIQPPERAEYLRVIMAEFTRISNHLFAIGSLLNDLGAYFTPMLYAIEERELILDIFEAVAGSRMMCNYFRFGGVARDLPEGVYEKIKDLVYERLPRRIDELDLYLTNNEIIRARCEGVGVLTPEQAIAYSASGPLLRASGVPYDIRRADPYSIYDRFEFDVAVRYHGDVYDRYLVRMDEIRQSIRILQQAVRDLPEGPIQAGKPQYQVRVPPGEAYGRVEAPKGELGYYVVSNGKPNPWRYHVRAPSFVNITALETMAKGNKVADAVAILGSIDIVLGELDR
- a CDS encoding NADH-ubiquinone oxidoreductase chain B, with amino-acid sequence MTNAELNQPGYEIPPEIQNQVAVTTIDRIYNWSRRSSIWPMMFGLACCAIEMICTAASRFDFARFGMEVMRPSPRQADLLLVSGTVTKKMVPQIVRLYNQMPEPKYVVAMGACASGGGPFKEGYNVVSGIDNYIPVDVYIPGCPPTPQALLHGLITLQKKIDTQTLREARWYKKDVSEVIPVPVLGPDIMDPREYELIRQYSSQKSKEVEAQPAEEETKSA
- a CDS encoding Iron-sulfur cluster regulator SufR; this translates as MVSTREKILAFLERRGTASAIELSKALKLTSANIRHHLRILQKEGVIVPLRVGQTSGRGRPAYLYALRDQQKAHNLERLCSALLHYLRSAASSHERDIHLRSIAQELVAEKATSTTMSITQRLIITTNILNEMSYKASWEAHREAPTIKFSHCPYASIVNSFPELCQIDRYLLETLMHLPIETLTTRETLPTGETICRFRLRQSRL
- a CDS encoding putative poly(beta-D-mannuronate) O-acetylase; this translates as MSINQVLLLIFFAFLCGQIKNLQLRSIVLLVISLLIYYRFQPATPILFLDFWLPTLAILLTLLVWIAGQTQIKVALKENGFPFFISILTVVAISANQYLAICCITSTRPPHLWTVVFSLLVFLIPCTFLFSKISLRARTGLLIFTAIAILIALKTPEFSLALSKLLRWLNQQDPRFSSSNDLIWLGISYILFRLLHLLLDWRAGRLATTSLADTLNYIFFFPALVAGPISRFPQFRNELNNSPQSLDRIEGTRRIFIGLFRKFVIADSLALLSLSPQNASQMLSPLFLWIALVAYSLRIYFDFSGYTDIALGSARLMGIRLPENFNAPYLKTNLIQFWNSWHITLADWFRSYVFYPLTRKLRSTPALPNWLTVFLPQLSTMLLIGLWHGITPNFFIWGAWHGVGLFINNRWNAWKKPVFLSRSEIIPNLFGWILTFGYVTLGWVWFLMPDFGNALEIFRKLFGIGW